One genomic window of Procambarus clarkii isolate CNS0578487 chromosome 43, FALCON_Pclarkii_2.0, whole genome shotgun sequence includes the following:
- the LOC138350063 gene encoding jerky protein homolog, which produces MSTPNARIVSVKASTSGLCNRKRSVMTFEKKVEIIKEVESGVPRSVMCAEYGISKSTVFDLLKAKPIIFYYFSRSESDKAIQNRKVVSKPKVESVDNAVWEWYKQRREVTKKPVAGWLLVEKAREFHQAMKITQKCVHSDGWLRSFKTHHGIRFIKVHGERQSADIVGADEYVSKFAEMVQEENLSLEQIYNADETGEGAPPEKCWSPAKSKVVLLLDNSSTHPRGDELVNGNIIGTFLPPNTTSVIQPMDQGIIKNLKHHYKRTFARHLNNQLGTLKDFYKVFTIKSAIWTIASAWDEVKQTTLRNGWKKTLAHVKSVS; this is translated from the exons atgtcaactccaaatgcacgcattgtgtcagtgaaagcatcTACAAGCGGGTTATGTAACagaaagaggtcagtgatgacattcgagaagaaagttgaaataattaaggaggtggagagtggtgtcccGAGAAGTGTCATGTGCGCTGAATATGGCATTAGTAAAAGTACCGTGTTTGATCTTCTTAAGGCTAAACCTATCATTTTTTACTATTTCtctagaagtgaaagtgataaagcaatacaaaatagaaaggtagtaagtaaaccaaaggtggagagtgttgataacgcagtgtgggagtggtacaaacagagacgtgaagtgacgaagaagccagtggcaggctggctgcTCGTGGAAAAGGCGCGTGAATTTCACCAAGCAATGAAAATTACTCAAAAGTGTGTACACAGTGATGGATGGCTCAGAAGTTTTAAAACCCATCATGGCATTAGGTTCATTAAAGTGCATGGTGAAAGACAATCTGCTGATATTGTTGGTGCTGATGAGTATGTAAGTAAATTTGCGGAGATGGTGCAGGAAGAAAATTTATCTCTagagcaaatttataatgctgatgagacag GTGAAGGAGCACCACCTGAAAAGTGTTGGTCTCCTGCAAAAAGCAAAGTTGTGCTGCTGCTAGATAACAGTTCAACGCATCCACGAGGTGATGAGCTTGTAAatggcaatattattggaacgttctTGCCACCCAATACAACTTCAGTGATCCAACCCATGGATCAAGGAATAATTAAGAACCTTAAACACCACTACAAGAGGACGTTTGCCAGACATCTTAATAATCAGCTTGGAAcacttaaggacttttataaagtcttcacaataaagtcagctatctggactattgctagtgcatgggatgaggtaaagCAGACAACACTAAGAAATGGTTGGAAAAAAACTTTGGCCCACGTCAAGTCTGTTTCCTGA